The Leclercia sp. S52 genome has a segment encoding these proteins:
- a CDS encoding citrate synthase codes for MADTKAKITLNGDTAIELDVLKGTLGQDVIDIRSLGSKGMFTFDPGFTSTASCESKITYIDGDEGILLHRGFPIDQLATESNYLEVCYILLNGEKPTQEQYDEFKTTVTRHTMIHEQITRLFHAFRRDSHPMAVMCGITGALAAFYHDSLDVNNQRHRDIAAFRLLSKMPTMAAMCYKYSIGQPFVYPRNDLSYAGNFLRMMFATPCEEYEVNPVLERAMDRILILHADHEQNASTSTVRTAGSSGANPFACIAAGIASLWGPAHGGANEAALKMLEEISSVEHIPEFVRRAKDKNDSFRLMGFGHRVYKNYDPRATVMRETCHEVLKELGTKDDLLQVAMELEHIALNDPYFIEKKLYPNVDFYSGIILKAMGIPSSMFTVIFAMARTVGWIAHWNEMHTDGMKIARPRQLYTGYEQRNFETDITKR; via the coding sequence ATGGCTGATACTAAGGCAAAAATCACCCTAAATGGTGATACTGCTATCGAACTGGATGTGCTAAAAGGCACGCTCGGTCAGGATGTTATTGATATCCGTAGTCTTGGTTCTAAAGGTATGTTTACCTTTGACCCTGGTTTTACCTCCACCGCATCTTGCGAGTCCAAAATCACCTATATCGACGGTGACGAAGGCATCCTGCTGCACCGCGGTTTCCCCATCGATCAGTTAGCCACCGAATCCAACTATCTGGAAGTGTGCTACATCCTGCTGAACGGCGAAAAGCCGACCCAGGAACAGTACGATGAGTTCAAAACCACCGTTACCCGCCACACCATGATTCATGAGCAGATCACCCGTCTGTTCCATGCGTTCCGTCGTGATTCGCATCCGATGGCGGTAATGTGCGGGATCACCGGTGCACTGGCTGCGTTCTACCATGACTCCCTGGACGTCAATAACCAGCGTCATCGCGATATCGCCGCGTTCCGTCTGCTGTCCAAAATGCCTACCATGGCCGCGATGTGTTACAAATACTCCATCGGACAGCCGTTTGTTTATCCACGTAACGACCTCTCCTACGCCGGTAACTTCCTGCGCATGATGTTCGCTACGCCGTGCGAAGAGTACGAAGTGAACCCGGTTCTGGAACGCGCCATGGATCGTATTCTGATCCTGCACGCTGACCACGAGCAGAACGCCTCTACCTCTACCGTGCGTACCGCAGGCTCCTCCGGCGCTAACCCGTTCGCCTGTATCGCAGCAGGTATTGCCTCCCTGTGGGGACCGGCACACGGCGGCGCGAACGAAGCCGCACTGAAGATGCTGGAAGAGATCAGCTCCGTTGAGCACATTCCTGAATTCGTACGCCGTGCGAAAGACAAGAATGACTCCTTCCGTCTGATGGGCTTCGGTCACCGTGTTTACAAAAACTACGATCCGCGCGCAACCGTCATGCGTGAAACCTGCCATGAAGTACTGAAAGAGCTCGGCACCAAAGATGACCTGCTGCAGGTGGCGATGGAGCTGGAGCACATCGCGCTGAACGACCCGTACTTCATCGAGAAGAAACTCTACCCGAACGTCGACTTCTACTCCGGTATCATCCTGAAAGCGATGGGCATTCCGTCTTCCATGTTTACCGTGATCTTCGCGATGGCGCGTACCGTGGGCTGGATTGCGCACTGGAACGAAATGCACACCGACGGGATGAAAATTGCGCGTCCGCGTCAGCTGTACACCGGCTACGAGCAGCGTAATTTCGAAACTGACATCACCAAACGCTAA
- the sdhC gene encoding succinate dehydrogenase cytochrome b556 subunit: MWALFMIRNVKKQRPVNLDLKTIRFPVTAIASILHRVSGVITFVAVGILLWLLGTSLSSPEGFQQASDIMNGFFVKFIMWGILTALAYHVVGGVRHMLMDFGYLEETFEAGKRTANISFVITVVLALLAGVLVW; encoded by the coding sequence ATGTGGGCGTTATTCATGATAAGAAATGTGAAAAAACAAAGACCTGTCAATCTGGATCTCAAAACGATCCGATTCCCCGTAACGGCAATAGCGTCCATCCTTCATCGTGTATCCGGTGTGATCACGTTTGTCGCGGTGGGTATCCTGTTATGGTTACTGGGTACCAGCCTCTCGTCTCCGGAAGGATTCCAGCAGGCCTCCGACATCATGAACGGTTTCTTCGTGAAATTTATCATGTGGGGCATCCTGACCGCGCTGGCCTATCACGTAGTTGGCGGTGTCCGCCATATGCTGATGGACTTCGGCTATCTGGAAGAGACCTTCGAAGCTGGCAAACGCACCGCTAACATTTCATTTGTCATCACTGTCGTGCTCGCACTTCTCGCAGGAGTTCTCGTATGGTAA
- the sdhD gene encoding succinate dehydrogenase membrane anchor subunit — MVSNASALGRNGVHDFILVRATAIVLTLYIIYLIGFFATSGDLTWEIWTGFFGSAFTKVFTLLALASILIHAWIGMWQVLTDYVKPVAIRLVLQLAIVVALAVYVIYGFVVVWGV, encoded by the coding sequence ATGGTAAGCAACGCCTCCGCATTAGGACGCAACGGCGTACATGACTTCATTCTGGTCCGTGCTACCGCTATCGTTCTCACCCTCTACATCATCTACCTGATCGGTTTCTTTGCCACCAGCGGCGACCTGACGTGGGAAATCTGGACCGGTTTCTTCGGTTCGGCATTCACCAAAGTCTTTACCCTGCTGGCGCTGGCCTCCATCCTGATCCACGCATGGATTGGCATGTGGCAGGTATTGACCGATTACGTTAAACCCGTGGCGATTCGCCTCGTTCTGCAGCTGGCTATTGTGGTTGCGCTTGCGGTTTACGTTATTTATGGATTCGTTGTGGTGTGGGGTGTGTAA
- the sdhA gene encoding succinate dehydrogenase flavoprotein subunit, with the protein MKLPVREFDAVVIGAGGAGMRAALQISQSGQSCALLSKVFPTRSHTVSAQGGITVALGNTHEDNWEWHMYDTVKGSDYIGDQDAIEYMCKTGPEAILELDHMGLPFSRLENGTIYQRPFGGQSKDFGGEQAARTAAAADRTGHALLHTLYQQNLKNKTTIFSEWYALDLVKNEDGAIVGCTALCIETGEVVYFKARATVLATGGAGRIYQSTTNAHINTGDGVGMAIRAGVPVQDMEMWQFHPTGIAGAGVLVTEGCRGEGGYLLNKHGERFMERYAPNAKDLAGRDVVARSIMIEIREGRGCDGPWGPHAKLKLDHLGKEVLESRLPGILELSRTFAHVDPVKEPIPVIPTCHYMMGGIPTKVTGQALTVNEQGEDVVIPGLFAVGEIACVSVHGANRLGGNSLLDLVVFGRAVGLHLQESIAEQGPLRDATDANIDASLERLNRWNGNRNGEDPVEIRKALQECMQHNFSVFREGDAMAKGLEQLKAIRERLKNARLDDTSSEFNTQRVECLELDNLMETAYATAVSANFRTESRGAHSRFDFPDRDDENWLCHSLYLPESESMTRRSVNMEPKLRPAFPPKIRTY; encoded by the coding sequence ATGAAACTGCCAGTCAGAGAATTTGATGCTGTAGTGATTGGTGCCGGTGGCGCAGGTATGCGCGCGGCGCTGCAAATTTCCCAGAGCGGCCAGAGCTGTGCGCTGCTCTCTAAAGTCTTCCCGACCCGTTCCCATACCGTATCTGCGCAGGGTGGCATCACCGTGGCGCTCGGTAATACCCATGAAGATAACTGGGAATGGCATATGTACGACACGGTGAAAGGCTCCGACTACATCGGTGACCAGGACGCCATTGAATATATGTGTAAAACCGGCCCGGAAGCGATTCTGGAGCTGGACCATATGGGTCTGCCATTCTCCCGCCTGGAGAACGGCACCATCTATCAACGTCCGTTTGGCGGCCAGTCGAAAGATTTCGGCGGCGAGCAGGCGGCACGTACCGCTGCTGCGGCTGACCGTACCGGTCACGCCCTGCTGCATACCCTGTATCAGCAGAACCTGAAGAATAAGACCACCATCTTCTCCGAGTGGTATGCGCTGGATCTGGTTAAAAACGAAGATGGCGCGATTGTGGGTTGTACCGCGCTGTGCATCGAAACCGGCGAAGTGGTCTACTTCAAAGCCCGCGCGACCGTGCTGGCGACCGGCGGCGCAGGCCGTATCTACCAGTCCACCACTAACGCCCATATCAACACCGGTGACGGCGTCGGTATGGCAATCCGCGCTGGCGTGCCGGTGCAGGATATGGAGATGTGGCAGTTCCACCCAACCGGTATCGCCGGTGCGGGCGTGCTGGTTACAGAGGGCTGCCGTGGTGAAGGTGGTTATCTGCTGAACAAACATGGCGAGCGCTTCATGGAGCGTTATGCCCCGAATGCAAAAGACCTGGCGGGTCGTGACGTGGTGGCGCGTTCCATCATGATCGAAATTCGTGAAGGTCGTGGCTGCGACGGTCCATGGGGCCCGCACGCTAAGCTGAAACTTGATCATCTGGGTAAAGAGGTTCTGGAATCCCGTCTGCCGGGTATCCTGGAGCTGTCCCGTACCTTTGCTCACGTCGACCCGGTTAAAGAGCCGATCCCGGTTATCCCAACCTGCCACTACATGATGGGCGGTATTCCGACCAAAGTGACCGGCCAGGCGCTGACCGTGAACGAGCAGGGCGAAGACGTGGTCATTCCGGGCCTGTTCGCGGTAGGCGAAATCGCCTGCGTATCCGTACACGGTGCCAACCGTCTGGGCGGTAACTCCCTGCTCGACCTGGTGGTGTTTGGTCGTGCGGTGGGTCTGCATCTGCAGGAGTCCATTGCCGAGCAGGGTCCGCTGCGTGATGCGACCGACGCCAACATCGACGCCTCTCTGGAACGTCTGAATCGCTGGAACGGCAACCGCAACGGCGAAGATCCGGTGGAAATCCGTAAGGCGCTGCAGGAGTGCATGCAGCACAACTTCTCGGTATTCCGTGAAGGTGATGCGATGGCGAAAGGGCTTGAGCAGCTGAAAGCGATCCGCGAGCGTCTGAAAAATGCCCGTCTGGACGATACCTCCAGCGAGTTCAACACCCAGCGCGTCGAGTGTCTGGAGCTGGATAACCTGATGGAAACCGCTTATGCAACCGCGGTCTCTGCAAACTTCCGTACCGAAAGCCGTGGCGCGCATAGCCGCTTCGACTTCCCGGATCGTGACGACGAAAACTGGCTGTGCCATTCCCTGTATCTGCCAGAGTCGGAATCCATGACACGTCGTAGCGTCAATATGGAACCGAAACTGCGTCCGGCGTTCCCGCCGAAGATTCGTACTTATTAA
- the sdhB gene encoding succinate dehydrogenase iron-sulfur subunit SdhB, which translates to MKLEFSVYRYNPDVDDAPHMQDYTLEAEEGRDMMLLDALMQLKEKDPTLSFRRSCREGVCGSDGLNMNGKNGLACITPISALNRPGQKIVIRPLPGLPVVRDLVVDMGQFYAQYEKIKPYLLNNGQNPPAREHLQSPEQREKLDGLYECILCACCSTSCPSFWWNPDKFIGPAGLLAAYRFLIDSRDTETDNRLEGLSDAFSVFRCHSIMNCVSVCPKGLNPTRAIGHIKSMLLQRSA; encoded by the coding sequence ATGAAACTCGAATTCTCAGTTTATCGTTATAACCCGGATGTTGATGACGCTCCGCATATGCAGGATTACACCCTGGAAGCGGAAGAAGGTCGCGACATGATGCTGCTTGATGCCTTAATGCAGCTGAAAGAAAAAGATCCGACACTGTCATTCCGTCGTTCCTGCCGTGAAGGGGTTTGTGGCTCCGACGGTCTGAACATGAACGGCAAAAACGGTCTGGCCTGTATCACCCCGATTTCGGCGCTCAACCGTCCGGGACAGAAGATTGTGATCCGTCCTCTGCCGGGTCTGCCGGTCGTTCGTGATTTGGTGGTGGACATGGGGCAATTCTATGCACAATATGAGAAGATTAAGCCTTACTTGTTGAATAATGGGCAAAATCCACCCGCTCGCGAGCATTTGCAGTCGCCAGAGCAGCGTGAAAAACTCGATGGCCTGTATGAGTGTATCCTCTGTGCATGTTGTTCGACCTCTTGCCCGTCGTTCTGGTGGAACCCGGACAAGTTTATCGGCCCGGCTGGCCTGCTGGCAGCGTACCGCTTCCTGATTGACAGCCGCGATACCGAAACCGACAACCGCCTGGAAGGGCTGAGTGATGCTTTCAGCGTATTCCGCTGCCACAGCATCATGAACTGCGTCAGTGTGTGTCCTAAGGGGCTGAACCCGACGCGCGCTATCGGCCACATTAAGTCGATGTTGTTGCAGCGCAGTGCGTAA
- the sucA gene encoding 2-oxoglutarate dehydrogenase E1 component produces MQNGAMKAWLDSSFLSGANQSWIEQLYEDFLTDPDSVDANWRSMFQQLPGTGVKPDQFHSKTRDYFRRLAKDASRYSSAISDPDTNAKQVKVLQLINAYRFRGHQHANLDPLGLWQQERVADLDPAYHDLTEADFQETFNVGSFAIGKDTMKLGELLTALKQTYCGSIGAEYMHITSTEEKRWIQQRIESVAGKSTFNADEKKRFLSELTAAEGLERYLGAKFPGAKRFSLEGGDALVPMLKELIRHAGNSGTREVVLGMAHRGRLNVLINVLGKKPQDLFDEFAGKHKEHLGTGDVKYHMGFSSDIETKGGLVHMALAFNPSHLEIVSPVVIGSVRARLDRLDEPSSNKVLPITIHGDAAITGQGVVQETLNMSKARGYEVGGTVRIVINNQVGFTTSNPLDARSTPYCTDIGKMVQAPIFHVNADDPEAVAFVTRLALDFRNTFKRDVLIDLFCYRRHGHNEADEPSATQPLMYQKIKKHPTPRKIYADKLEGEKVVTLEDATEMVNLYRDALDAGECVVKELRPMNMHSFTWSPYLNHEWDESYPNKVEMKRLQELAKRISTVPEAIEMQSRVQKIYSDRQSMAAGEKLFDWGGAENLAYATLVDEGIPVRLSGEDAGRGTFFHRHAVIHNQTNGSTYTPLQHVHNGQGQFKVWDSVLSEEAVLAFEYGYATAEPRTLTIWEAQFGDFANGAQVVIDQFISSGEQKWGRMCGLVMLLPHGYEGQGPEHSSARLERYLQLCAEQNMQVCVPSTPAQVYHMLRRQALRGMRRPLVVMSPKSLLRHPLAVSTLDELANGTFLPAIGEIDELDPQAVKRVVMCSGKVYYDLLEQRRKNDQKDVAIVRIEQLYPFPHQAMQEVLKQYAHVHDFVWCQEEPLNQGAWYCSQHHFREVIPFGSALRYAGRPASASPAVGYISVHQKQQQDLVNDALNVD; encoded by the coding sequence ATGCAGAACGGCGCAATGAAAGCCTGGCTGGACTCTTCCTTCCTCTCTGGTGCAAACCAAAGCTGGATCGAACAGCTCTATGAAGACTTCTTAACCGACCCTGACTCAGTGGACGCTAACTGGCGTTCGATGTTCCAGCAGTTACCTGGAACAGGAGTCAAACCGGATCAATTTCATTCCAAAACACGTGATTATTTCCGTCGTCTGGCGAAGGATGCCTCACGTTACTCTTCCGCCATCTCCGACCCTGACACCAATGCAAAGCAGGTTAAAGTCCTGCAGCTGATTAACGCCTACCGTTTCCGTGGCCACCAGCATGCGAATCTGGATCCGCTGGGGCTGTGGCAGCAGGAGCGTGTGGCGGACCTCGATCCGGCTTATCACGATCTCACCGAAGCTGATTTCCAGGAAACCTTCAACGTGGGTTCTTTCGCCATTGGCAAAGACACGATGAAGCTGGGCGAGCTGCTGACTGCACTCAAGCAGACCTACTGCGGCTCTATCGGTGCGGAATATATGCACATCACCTCAACCGAAGAGAAACGCTGGATCCAGCAGCGCATTGAATCGGTTGCCGGTAAATCCACCTTCAATGCCGACGAGAAAAAACGCTTCCTGAGCGAACTGACCGCCGCAGAAGGGCTGGAGCGCTACCTCGGTGCCAAATTCCCGGGTGCAAAACGCTTCTCGCTGGAAGGCGGCGATGCGCTGGTGCCGATGCTGAAAGAGCTGATCCGCCATGCGGGCAACAGCGGTACCCGCGAAGTGGTACTGGGCATGGCGCACCGTGGTCGTCTGAACGTCCTGATCAACGTGCTGGGTAAAAAGCCGCAGGATCTGTTCGACGAATTCGCGGGCAAACATAAAGAACACCTCGGTACCGGTGACGTGAAGTACCACATGGGCTTCTCATCGGATATCGAAACCAAAGGCGGCCTGGTCCACATGGCGCTGGCGTTCAACCCGTCGCACCTGGAGATCGTGAGCCCGGTCGTTATCGGTTCCGTGCGCGCGCGTCTGGATCGTCTGGACGAGCCGAGCAGCAACAAAGTACTGCCAATCACCATTCACGGCGATGCGGCGATCACCGGTCAGGGCGTGGTTCAGGAAACCCTGAACATGTCCAAAGCACGTGGTTACGAAGTGGGCGGTACCGTTCGCATCGTGATTAATAACCAGGTGGGCTTCACCACGTCTAACCCGCTGGATGCGCGCTCTACGCCGTACTGCACCGACATCGGTAAGATGGTTCAGGCGCCAATTTTCCACGTGAATGCGGATGACCCGGAAGCCGTGGCCTTCGTTACCCGCCTGGCGCTGGACTTCCGTAACACCTTCAAGCGCGACGTACTGATCGACCTGTTCTGCTACCGCCGCCATGGTCACAACGAAGCGGATGAGCCAAGTGCAACCCAGCCGCTGATGTACCAGAAAATCAAAAAGCATCCGACCCCGCGCAAAATCTATGCTGACAAGCTGGAAGGCGAGAAAGTGGTTACGCTGGAAGATGCCACCGAGATGGTCAATCTCTACCGTGATGCGCTGGATGCCGGCGAATGCGTGGTGAAAGAGCTGCGTCCGATGAACATGCACTCCTTTACCTGGTCGCCGTACCTCAACCACGAGTGGGATGAGAGCTACCCGAACAAGGTCGAGATGAAGCGTCTGCAGGAGCTGGCTAAACGCATCAGCACCGTACCCGAAGCGATCGAGATGCAGTCCCGCGTACAGAAAATCTACTCTGACCGTCAGTCAATGGCGGCTGGCGAGAAGCTGTTCGACTGGGGTGGTGCAGAAAACCTGGCCTACGCGACCCTGGTTGACGAAGGCATTCCGGTCCGCCTGTCCGGTGAAGATGCCGGCCGTGGCACCTTCTTCCACCGTCACGCGGTGATCCATAACCAGACCAACGGTTCCACCTACACCCCGCTGCAGCACGTGCATAACGGTCAGGGCCAGTTCAAGGTCTGGGACTCCGTGCTGTCTGAAGAAGCGGTCCTGGCGTTCGAATACGGTTACGCCACCGCAGAACCACGCACCCTGACCATCTGGGAAGCGCAGTTCGGTGACTTCGCCAACGGTGCGCAGGTGGTTATCGACCAGTTCATCTCTTCTGGCGAACAGAAGTGGGGCCGTATGTGTGGCCTGGTGATGCTGCTGCCACACGGCTACGAAGGGCAGGGTCCGGAGCACTCCTCCGCGCGTCTGGAGCGTTATCTGCAACTCTGCGCCGAGCAGAACATGCAGGTTTGTGTTCCGTCCACCCCGGCACAGGTTTACCACATGCTGCGTCGTCAGGCGCTGCGCGGGATGCGTCGTCCGCTGGTCGTTATGTCACCGAAATCGCTGCTGCGTCACCCGCTGGCGGTCTCCACGCTGGACGAGCTGGCGAACGGCACCTTCCTGCCGGCGATTGGCGAGATTGACGAGCTGGATCCGCAGGCAGTGAAACGTGTGGTGATGTGTTCTGGTAAGGTTTACTACGACCTGCTGGAACAGCGCCGTAAGAACGATCAGAAAGATGTCGCCATCGTGCGTATCGAACAGCTTTATCCGTTCCCGCATCAGGCGATGCAGGAAGTGCTGAAACAATATGCTCACGTACATGATTTTGTCTGGTGCCAGGAAGAGCCGCTTAACCAGGGCGCATGGTACTGCAGCCAGCATCATTTCCGTGAAGTGATTCCATTTGGGTCTGCCCTGCGTTATGCAGGTCGCCCGGCCTCCGCCTCTCCGGCGGTAGGGTATATATCCGTTCACCAGAAGCAGCAACAAGATCTGGTCAATGACGCGCTGAACGTCGATTAA
- the odhB gene encoding 2-oxoglutarate dehydrogenase complex dihydrolipoyllysine-residue succinyltransferase has product MSSVDILVPDLPESVADATVATWHKKPGDAVKRDEVLVEIETDKVVLEVPASADGILDAVLEDEGTTVTSRQILGRLREGNSAGKESSAKSDEKASTPAQRQQASLEEQTNDALSPAIRRLLAEHSLDPAAIKGTGVGGRLTREDIDKHLAKGPSDAKAEAKAPAAAPAAQPALGARSEKRVPMTRLRKRVAERLLEAKNSTAMLTTFNEVNMKPIMDLRKQYGDAFEKRHGIRLGFMSFYVKAVVEALKRYPEVNASIDGDDVVYHNYFDVSMAVSTPRGLVTPVLRDVDTLGMADIEKNIKELAVKGRDGKLTVDDLTGGNFTITNGGVFGSLMSTPIINPPQSAILGMHAIKDRPMAVDGKVEILPMMYLALSYDHRLIDGRESVGFLVAIKELLEDPTRLLLDV; this is encoded by the coding sequence ATGAGTAGCGTAGATATTCTTGTTCCCGACCTGCCTGAGTCCGTAGCAGATGCGACCGTCGCCACCTGGCACAAAAAACCTGGCGATGCCGTTAAGCGCGATGAAGTGCTGGTAGAAATCGAAACTGACAAAGTGGTACTGGAAGTACCGGCATCGGCGGATGGTATTCTGGATGCAGTGCTGGAAGATGAAGGCACAACCGTGACCTCTCGCCAGATCCTGGGTCGCCTGCGCGAAGGCAACAGCGCGGGTAAAGAGTCCAGCGCGAAATCAGATGAGAAAGCTTCTACTCCAGCCCAGCGCCAGCAGGCCTCTCTGGAAGAGCAGACTAACGACGCGCTCAGCCCGGCGATCCGTCGCCTGCTGGCTGAACACAGCCTCGACCCGGCAGCCATCAAAGGCACCGGCGTGGGTGGTCGTCTGACTCGCGAAGATATTGATAAGCATCTGGCAAAAGGGCCGTCTGACGCGAAAGCAGAAGCCAAAGCCCCTGCAGCGGCACCGGCAGCACAGCCTGCACTGGGCGCACGTAGCGAAAAACGCGTGCCGATGACCCGCCTGCGTAAACGCGTGGCCGAGCGTCTGCTGGAAGCGAAAAACTCTACCGCGATGCTGACCACCTTCAACGAAGTAAACATGAAGCCAATCATGGACCTGCGTAAGCAGTACGGTGACGCGTTTGAAAAACGTCACGGTATCCGTCTGGGCTTTATGTCCTTCTACGTGAAGGCGGTTGTTGAAGCGCTGAAACGCTACCCGGAAGTGAACGCGTCTATCGATGGCGATGATGTGGTCTATCACAACTACTTCGATGTGAGCATGGCCGTTTCTACCCCACGCGGCCTGGTGACCCCGGTTCTGCGCGATGTAGACACCCTGGGCATGGCTGATATCGAGAAGAACATCAAAGAACTGGCAGTGAAAGGCCGTGACGGCAAGCTGACCGTAGATGACCTGACCGGCGGTAACTTCACTATTACCAACGGCGGCGTATTCGGCTCGCTGATGTCTACTCCGATCATCAACCCACCGCAGAGCGCGATCCTTGGCATGCACGCCATCAAAGATCGTCCGATGGCGGTTGACGGTAAAGTTGAGATCCTGCCGATGATGTACCTGGCGCTCTCCTACGATCACCGTCTGATCGACGGCCGCGAGTCCGTGGGCTTCCTGGTCGCCATTAAAGAGCTGCTGGAAGATCCAACCCGTCTGCTGCTGGACGTTTAG
- the sucC gene encoding ADP-forming succinate--CoA ligase subunit beta, giving the protein MNLHEYQAKQLFARYGLPAPVGYACNTPREAEEAASKIGAGPWVVKCQVHAGGRGKAGGVKVVNSKEEIRAFAEHWLGKRLVTYQTDASGQPVNQILVEAATDIAKELYLGAVVDRSSRRVVFMASTEGGVEIEKVAEETPHLIHKVAIDPLAGPMPYQGRELAFKLGLEGKLVQQFTKIFMGLANIFLERDLALIEINPLVITKQGDLICLDGKLGADGNALFRQADLREMRDQSQEDPREAQAAQWELNYVALDGNIGCMVNGAGLAMGTMDIVKLHGGEPANFLDVGGGATKERVTEAFKIILSDDNVKAVLVNIFGGIVRCDLIADGIIGAVEEVGVNVPVVVRLEGNNAELGAKKLADSGLNIIAAKSLTDAAQQVVAAVEGK; this is encoded by the coding sequence ATGAACTTACATGAATATCAGGCAAAACAGCTGTTTGCCCGGTATGGCTTGCCGGCTCCGGTGGGTTATGCCTGCAATACCCCTCGTGAAGCAGAAGAAGCCGCATCTAAAATCGGCGCCGGTCCTTGGGTAGTGAAATGTCAGGTTCACGCTGGCGGCCGCGGTAAAGCGGGCGGTGTGAAAGTTGTTAACAGTAAAGAAGAGATTCGTGCGTTTGCGGAGCACTGGCTGGGCAAACGTCTGGTGACCTACCAGACAGACGCGAGCGGCCAGCCGGTTAACCAGATCCTGGTTGAAGCGGCGACCGACATTGCAAAAGAACTGTACCTTGGTGCCGTGGTAGACCGTAGCTCCCGTCGCGTGGTGTTCATGGCCTCTACCGAAGGCGGCGTGGAAATCGAAAAAGTGGCGGAAGAGACCCCGCACCTGATCCACAAAGTCGCTATCGATCCGCTGGCAGGCCCAATGCCTTACCAGGGACGCGAGCTGGCATTCAAACTGGGTCTGGAAGGTAAACTGGTGCAGCAATTCACCAAGATCTTCATGGGTCTGGCTAACATCTTCCTGGAGCGCGATCTGGCGCTGATCGAAATCAACCCGCTGGTGATCACTAAGCAGGGCGACCTGATCTGCCTCGATGGCAAACTGGGCGCTGACGGCAACGCACTGTTCCGCCAGGCCGATCTGCGCGAAATGCGCGACCAGTCTCAGGAAGATCCACGTGAAGCGCAGGCTGCACAGTGGGAACTGAACTACGTTGCACTCGATGGCAACATCGGCTGCATGGTTAACGGTGCGGGCCTGGCAATGGGCACCATGGACATCGTTAAGCTGCACGGCGGCGAGCCGGCAAACTTCCTCGACGTGGGCGGCGGCGCGACCAAAGAGCGCGTGACCGAAGCCTTCAAAATCATTCTCTCTGACGACAACGTAAAAGCGGTTCTGGTGAACATCTTCGGCGGCATCGTACGTTGCGACCTGATCGCAGACGGTATCATCGGTGCGGTAGAAGAAGTGGGCGTTAACGTCCCGGTTGTTGTCCGTCTGGAAGGCAACAACGCCGAACTCGGCGCGAAAAAACTGGCTGACAGCGGCCTGAATATTATTGCAGCGAAAAGTCTGACGGATGCCGCTCAGCAGGTAGTTGCCGCAGTGGAGGGGAAATAA